One stretch of Candidatus Poribacteria bacterium DNA includes these proteins:
- a CDS encoding NUDIX domain-containing protein produces the protein MGVNEVVEKVTAFIVRERSGVRELLVFKHQTAGVQIPAGTVEKDEDIETAVKREAYEETGLQLVEIENYLGCFENELENNQRIITETTQVYIEPNLTAIPYKRKLSKGLTVNYLSTGEDFTHISYIAYEYDKFHKPTCIDTNIIGWIPNENLSAQKKRHFFLMSTQEETEDAWELKSDQGHIFKPYWTPLSPKPQIISPQDKWLDFVYQKI, from the coding sequence ATTGGAGTGAATGAAGTGGTCGAAAAGGTTACAGCATTTATCGTCCGTGAGCGGAGTGGTGTCAGGGAGTTACTCGTGTTTAAGCATCAAACTGCGGGTGTTCAAATCCCGGCAGGCACTGTTGAAAAGGACGAAGATATTGAAACCGCTGTAAAGCGGGAGGCTTATGAGGAAACGGGCTTACAGCTTGTGGAAATTGAAAACTATTTGGGGTGTTTTGAGAATGAGTTGGAGAATAACCAAAGAATCATAACGGAAACAACCCAGGTTTATATTGAACCTAACTTAACCGCAATTCCCTACAAGCGAAAACTCTCCAAGGGACTTACGGTCAATTATCTTTCCACAGGAGAGGACTTCACACACATTTCGTACATTGCGTATGAATATGACAAATTTCACAAGCCGACATGTATTGACACCAACATTATAGGATGGATCCCGAATGAAAACTTAAGTGCGCAGAAAAAGAGACATTTTTTTCTTATGTCCACACAAGAGGAAACAGAGGATGCATGGGAATTGAAAAGTGATCAAGGACACATTTTCAAGCCGTACTGGACACCGCTTTCACCCAAACCCCAAATTATATCGCCACAAGACAAGTGGCTGGATTTCGTCTATCAGAAAATCTGA
- a CDS encoding ATP-binding protein, translating into MERIKATSLGQIPEADISFGDLTVFVGEQASGKSILLQLVKLVLDAGDIAQTLKKHGFDWHSKTEHFLSIYFGEGMEKIWDTVSTKITVDNEMFTLEEVLSKKGRKKAESLFLIPAHRAITLKDGWPRAFTDYAIGDPYVVKQFSEHLRLLLEMRSSYSEDVIFPQAGRINKTIQDAIGENIFGGAQVKLDRSGLRKRIILDVEGSQLPFMVWSTGQREFLPLLMGLYRLLPSGGRKKKNNLNWVLIEEPEMGLHPQSISVLLILLFELLRRGYKVIVSTHSSQVPELIWAIQLLVKWNADPTHLLKLLDLNVTPFSTELTKTVFEEKIFKTYYFSPHNKVKNISTLDAEDSDEAVSDWGGLTLFSTKVADVLSEAMWRADL; encoded by the coding sequence ATGGAACGGATAAAAGCTACTTCACTTGGACAAATACCGGAAGCCGATATCTCCTTTGGAGATTTGACGGTGTTCGTTGGCGAACAAGCAAGTGGAAAAAGCATTCTGCTCCAGCTGGTGAAACTCGTTTTAGACGCGGGCGATATTGCCCAGACCTTGAAAAAACACGGATTTGATTGGCACAGTAAAACTGAGCATTTCTTGTCAATCTACTTCGGTGAAGGGATGGAAAAAATTTGGGACACCGTATCGACAAAAATCACCGTGGACAACGAAATGTTTACACTTGAGGAAGTGTTATCAAAGAAAGGGAGAAAAAAAGCGGAATCTCTTTTCCTGATACCCGCACATCGGGCAATAACGCTCAAAGATGGGTGGCCTCGCGCATTCACAGATTATGCTATCGGTGACCCGTATGTTGTTAAACAATTCAGTGAGCATTTGCGTTTATTGTTGGAAATGCGATCAAGTTATAGTGAGGATGTTATTTTCCCGCAGGCCGGTCGTATAAATAAAACGATACAAGATGCAATTGGAGAAAATATCTTTGGCGGGGCTCAGGTTAAACTCGACCGTTCTGGCTTACGTAAACGCATTATTTTGGATGTTGAAGGCAGCCAACTTCCGTTTATGGTTTGGTCCACTGGGCAGAGAGAATTTTTGCCCCTTTTGATGGGTCTATATCGATTACTGCCTTCAGGTGGTAGGAAAAAGAAAAATAATCTCAATTGGGTTCTTATCGAAGAACCGGAAATGGGATTGCACCCTCAATCTATTTCGGTCTTACTCATTCTTCTTTTTGAGCTCTTGCGGCGTGGCTACAAAGTTATCGTTTCTACCCATTCATCCCAAGTACCTGAACTGATATGGGCTATACAGTTGCTCGTCAAATGGAATGCCGATCCAACGCATCTATTGAAATTGTTGGATTTGAACGTCACTCCCTTTTCCACGGAATTGACGAAAACGGTATTTGAGGAAAAAATCTTCAAGACCTATTATTTTTCGCCACATAACAAGGTCAAAAACATTTCAACCTTAGATGCTGAAGATTCAGACGAAGCGGTT